Proteins encoded within one genomic window of Cucumis sativus cultivar 9930 chromosome 3, Cucumber_9930_V3, whole genome shotgun sequence:
- the LOC101216064 gene encoding josephin-like protein, with protein MSRKASKRVSFSPDVNDKPTVVLKHGGGGDGGAGMWSFGLSRETRYLPVRFLQSLKNRVSEAIRFVSTRKSSRKVSSASTFTRSRSVSDSMESHRAEAIEDCIEFLNHSSSLSRSNSVSGSTY; from the coding sequence ATGTCAAGGAAAGCGAGCAAACGAGTCAGCTTCAGTCCTGATGTGAATGATAAGCCAACGGTTGTGCTCAAACACGGTGGCGGTGGTGATGGCGGAGCCGGAATGTGGAGCTTCGGCCTTAGCAGAGAAACAAGGTACTTGCCGGTGAGGTTTCTACAGAGCCTTAAGAACAGAGTAAGTGAAGCAATTCGCTTTGTCTCAACAAGAAAGTCTTCACGAAAGGTTTCTTCAGCCTCCACTTTTACAAGGTCAAGATCGGTCTCGGATTCCATGGAATCGCATCGAGCTGAAGCCATTGAAGATTGTATCGAGTTCTTAAACCACTCTTCATCTTTGTCCAGATCAAATTCAGTCTCTGGAAGTACTTACTGA
- the LOC101214624 gene encoding sulfoquinovosyl transferase SQD2, which yields MMTSTSLSINLSLSPPPFSTSAAVATTISFYEAPSSLRFPHFRSLTSNPTSSFCDISRFTCLKSSFRSRGRGILSVKANKMTIAEVRPEDGEEDSPPLLDPETNSKPRRIALFVEPSPFAYVSGYKNRFQNFIRYLREMGDEVMVVTTHEGVPKEFYGAKLIGSRSFPCPLYQKVPLSLALSPRIISEVARFKPDIIHASSPGIMVFGALIIAKLLSVPLVMSYHTHVPVYIPRYTFSWLVKPMWLVIKFLHRAADLTLVPSAAIGKDLEAERVTAANKIRLWNKGVDSVSFHPRFRSHEMRLRLSGGEPDKPLIVHVGRIGVEKSLDFLKRIMDRLPEARIAIVGDGPYREELEKIFTGMPAVFTGMLSGEELSQAYASGDVFVMPSESETLGLVVLEAMSSGIPVIGARAGGVPDIIPPEQDGKIGYLYTPGDVDDCLSKLKPLLENRELRETMGKAAREEMEKYDWKAATRTIRNEQYNAAIWFWRKKRAQFLRPFQWLFKRIFPSSEVSYQ from the exons ATGATGACCTCCACTTCTCTCTCTataaatctctctctttccccTCCCCCCTTTTCTACTTCCGCCGCCGTAGCAACCACCATTTCCTTCTATGAAGCCCCTTCTTCTTTGAGATTCCCACATTTTAGATCTTTAACTTCAAACCCCACAAGTTCTTTTTGTGATATTTCTCGATTTACTTGCTTGAAAAGTTCATTCAGGAGTAGGGGAAGAGGAATTCTTAGTGTCAAGGCTAATAAAATGACTATTGCTGAAGTTAGGCctgaagatggagaagaagataGCCCTCCTTTGCTTGACCCTGAGACTAATTCAAAACCTCGTCGTATTGCTCTCTTTGTGGAACCTTCTCCCTTTGC GTATGTGTCAGGTTACAAAAATCGGTTCCAAAACTTCATTCGCTATCTACGTGAAATGGGCGATGAG GTGATGGTTGTGACAACTCATGAAGGTGTACCCAAGGAGTTTTACGGTGCAAAATTAATCGGATCACGAAG CTTTCCATGCCCTTTGTATCAGAAGGTCCCCCTTTCTCTAGCACTTAGTCCAAGAATAATTTCAGAAGTTGCTCGGTTTAAACCCGATATCATCCACGCATCATCACCGGGGATAATG GTGTTTGGAGCTCTGATTATTGCTAAACTATTAAGTGTGCCACTAGTTATGTCTTACCATACTCATGTACCAGT ATACATTCCAAGATATACATTTAGTTGGTTGGTTAAACCCATGTGGCTTGTTATAA aattccTGCATAGAGCGGCTGATCTTACCTTGGTCCCATCTGCTGCCATTGGCAAGGATCTTGAAGCTGAAAGAGTGACGGCAG CAAATAAGATTCGACTTTGGAATAAGGGTGTCGATTCTGTTAGCTTTCATCCTCGCTTCCGCTCTCATGAAATGAGATTAAGGCTTAG TGGTGGAGAGCCTGATAAACCGCTGATAGTTCATGTTGGAAGAATTGGAGTTGAGAAGAGCTTGGATTTCCTCAAAAG GATCATGGACAGACTCCCTGAAGCGAGAATTGCAATAGTTGGAGATGGACCGTACAG GGAGGAGCTAGAAAAGATTTTCACTGGCATGCCTGCAGTATTTACAGGAATGTTATCAGGGGAAGAGCTATCTCAGGCTTACGCTAGCGGCGACGTCTTTGTAATGCCTTCCGAATCGGAGACATTAGGACTTGTAGTATTAGAAGCTATGTCCTCTGGGATCCCTGTGATCGGTGCTCGTGCTGGTGGAGTTCCAGACATAATTCCTCCCGAACAAGATGGTAAAATCGGTTACCTTTACACCCCGGGAGATGTTGATGACTGCTTAAGCAAGCTGAAGCCTCTGTTGGAGAATCGTGAACTGAGGGAAACTATGGGGAAAGCAGCACGTGAGGAGATGGAGAAATATGATTGGAAAGCCGCAACTCGAACGATTCGCAACGAACAATACAATGCAGCCATATGGTTCTGGCGCAAGAAAAGAGCACAGTTTCTAAGACCATTTCAATGGTTGTTTAAACGAATTTTTCCATCCTCAGAAGTTAGTTATCAGTGA